A region of the Legionella sp. PATHC035 genome:
GTCAATGTAGTGGCATCTGCCATAGCAAATGGAACATTGAGAATTCGAGCTAATGTTTGGGCTAAAAGTGTTTTTCCGCTACCAGTTGGACCTATAAGTAAGATATTACTTTTACCAAGTTCCACTCCGTCTTCACTTTTGTGTTGTAATCGCTTGTAGTGATTGTAAACAGCTACGGACAAGACTTTTTTTGCATGCGATTGTCCTATGACGTACTCATCCAAAAAGTTTGAGATTTCTTTGGGTGATGGTAAACGTACTTCAGCTTCTTCGTGAGCTTCGTGTGTTTCTTCACGAATGATATCATTACAGAGCTCTACACATTCATCACAGACAAATACAGAAGGACCAGCAATCAATTTTTTTACTTCATGTTGGCTCTTTCCACAAAAAGAACAATACAAAACTTTATCGCCACTTCCGTTACCGGATTTACTCATAACCAAACCCCTTCTTACAACGATTATCGGAAAAAAAGATAATATATGTAAAATATTAGTCAATCAGAAAAAGATATGCCACTGTTTTTCACGCAACTACTTTCTTTAAAAACAAAAAGAAATACGAAAAAAAGTAATAATGAATCAATATAAAAGAACCCTAATCGCATTCCTAGCCTGGGTGCAGCGAAGCGGAACCCGGTAAATCTGAACCTAAAACCCAGGTTCCGCTTCACTGCACCTGGGTTATGATACATTATAGTTCAGTTCTTTGAATTTAAAGTTATAGTTACTCTTTTTTATTCACTGACTCTCGATCATAAAGCACTCTATCAACTAAGCCGTACTCAACAGCTTGTGTCGCACTCATAAAATTATCACGTTCGGTATCACGCATAATCTGATCAGGTGTCTTTTTAGTATGATGTGCCATAATTGTATTTAAACGTTCTCTTACGGCTAATGTCTCGCGCGCATGAATTTCAATATCAGTAGCTTGGCCTCGATAACCACCTAAAGGTTGATGAATCATTACTCGTGAGTTTGGCAAACAGAATCTCTTACCTTCAGCTCCGGCACAAAGTAACAAGGCAGCAGCGCTAGCTGCTTGCCCTATACACAAAGTACTGACATCAGGTTTAATAAACTGGATGGTATCGTAAATTGCTAAGCCAGCGGTTACTACACCTCCAGGAGAATTAATATAGAGAGAAATATCTTTTTCAGGGTTTTCAGACTCAAGAAACAACAATTGAGCAACTACCAAATTAGCCATATGGTCTTCAACTTCACCTAAGAGAAAGATAATACGTTCTTTTAATAATCTTGAATAAATATCATACGAACGCTCACCACGTGAGGTCTGTTCAATAACCATTGGGACTAATCCACTGGCATTGCGAATTATGTTATCTGAATATCCCGACATACAATTACTCTCCTTTTTTCTCAGTTGCTTCAGTTGCAGGCTTAGGATTCATGATTGAATCATAATCTTTGTTCTTGTATTTAATTTTTGCATCTTCAGCAATTTTATCTGCAACCATTTCTTCCATAACAATCGCTTCAATTTCAGCCATATGCTCTTTGCTGCTTTGATACCAAGAACGCAACTCATCAGGATTCTCATAAGCACTGGCAAATCGTTCAATTACCGCATTCACTTTATCTTTATCTGCAACAATTTGATGTTTTTTAACATATTCAGAAAAGAGCAACCCAAGATGAACACGACGTTTTGCTTGTTCTTCAAACAGCTCACGAGGAAAATCAGGTATCTTTTCATTGTCATGATGTTCATGTCCAAAAAGACGATGATACATATCATGTTTCAAATGTTCGATTTCTTTGTCAATTAAAGCTAATGGCAATTCAATAACATTAACTTCCATTAATTTATCAAACAGCTTTTCTCTGTTCATCATACTGACGCGACGCTCTAACTCACGAGCCATATTCTCTTTAATGTCTTTTTTCAATGCGTCAATGCCACCTTCTTTGATATTAAATTTCTCAGCAAAGGCTTCGTTGAGTTCAGGCAATTTTCCTTCCATCACAGTGTGAAGTGTAATTTTGAAAACAGCTTCTTTTCCTGCTAATTCTTTATGTCCATAATCCTCAGGGAAGGTTACTTTAATATCAAACGACTTATCCTTTTTATTACCAATAATTCCTTCTTCAAAGCCAGGGATCATCGATCCTGAACCAATGACTAACTCATGTCCTTTAGCGCTACCGCCTTCAAACAGTTTATCATCAAGGTATCCTTCAAAATCGATAACTACTTTGTCGCCTTTTTTGACTGCACGGGATACATCATGCCATTCTTTATTTTGTTCACGAAGTTTATCCAACATGTCTTCAACGTCTTTATCTGTAACTTCTGAACGAGCCAGCTCAACAGCCGCTTGATTTAATTCTACAATTTCAAATACAGGCATTACTTCAAATATTGCGGAGTATTTAAAGTCTTTTCCTTTCTCTAGTTGCTCAGGTTCAACAGAGGGATAGCCCGCAGGAACTAATTCATTTTTTTGTAATGCTTCAAACAAAGTAGATTGCACCATATCTCGAGCGACTTCTTCACGAACACTTTGTGAATAGCGACTGACAACAACTTGGAAGGGTACTTTACCAGGACGAAAACCATCAATCTTAACTTTGCGAGCAAGATTCTTGAGACGTAAGCTCACTTCTTCCTCAACTTTCTCTGAAGGTACAGAAACTGTTACCTTACGTTCCAAACCTTTTAGGGTCTCAACAGAAACTTGCATTAATATCACCTCTTGGAATTTATAATGATAAATGGTGCGAAAGGAGAGACTCGAACTCTCACGGGTCGCCCCGCTGGAACCTAAATCCAGTGCGTCTACCAATTCCGCCACTTTCGCAAATCAGGTTGGATTATCAATCAGTAATTCGGTCTTGTAAAGACTCAGATAAAATCTTTAGCGATAAACCTTTTGTTTCTCTCAAATGGGGTGAACGATGGGACTCGAACCCACGACAACCGGGATCACAACCCGGGGCTCTACCAACTGAGCTACGCTCACCATAAATCTTTTTACCAGAAATTCTTTTGAACAAGATCTGGGCTGGCACGCCCGGCAGGATTCGAACCTGCTACCCTCGGCTTAGAAGGCCGATGCTCTATCCAGATGAGCTACGGGCGCATCTTGGTCGGGGTAGAGGGATTCGAACCCCCGACATCCTGCTCCCAAAGCAGGCGCGCTACCAGACTGCGCTATACCCCGTTTAACCCGTCCCCAAGGACAGAGCGCAGATAATACTAGGTGCTTTCATCAAGGTCAATATCTTAAATCATTTAATTTCAGTTAATTTTAAATTATTACTGCAGATATTTATTTACCTTGACCAAATCGTCATTTTTTCAATCATCTAGGCGATTGTCCATACAATCACTCAAGTCAACTACTCGAATCTTTATTACTTTTCAGCTAGCATTGGAGATACTTTTGATCTCACTTTGAATCTATGAAATTTAAACTGCTGCCTCTCTTTGACAACATGAATTACCTGCACAAAAATCATGAGCATGTTGTGCTGCCTGATATTCAATTTCAAAATGATTTTAATTACGCTTTAAACTTTTTGAAAAGCTATACAGGCAGTCAAGGTACCTTCAATAGTTACCGCAGAGAAACTGAACGATTACTGCAATGGTCCTGGTTAATTAAAAACAAAACAATCAATGAATTAAAACGTGATGATATAGAAGACTACATTCATTTTTGCCAAAACCCACCTAAATCCTGGATTAGTTTAAAAAAAGTACCGCGATTTATTGAACAAGGCGGTACACGTATTCCCAATGAAGAATGGAGACCTTTTGTAGTTACCTTAAGTAAATCAGCAATAAAAAATGGGCATAAACCCCAAATTGATCAATTCAATTTGTCTCAAGGAGCCATCCAAGAAATATTCGCCATTTTAAGTACCTTATTTAATTTCTTAATTGCTGAAGAATATCTGGTTTCTAATCCAGTCGCCCTGATTCGCCAAAAAAGTAAATTTATTCGTAAACGGCAACATAATGCCCCTATCCGCAGATTGAGTTTAGTTCAGTGGAGTGCCGTGTTAGATGCAGCCGAGTCTCTAGCGGAAGAATCCCCCCTGAAACATGAACGCACTCGTTTTATGTTGAGCCTACTATTTGGTATGTATCTACGTATCTCCGAATTGGCAGCAAGTGACCGTTGGATCCCCAGTATGAATGACTTTGCCAAGGACAGTAACGGCCATTGGTGGTTCACCACAGTTGGTAAAGGAAATAAGGAGCGACAAATCGCCGTCAGCGAAGCGATGCTCGAAAGTTTGATGCGATGGCGTTGTTTCTTGGGATTATCCCCCCTCCCTTCCCCTGCTGATAATAGCCCACTCATCCCCAAAATTCGCGGAAATGGTCCAATGAGTGATACGGCGCCGATACGAAGAATTATTCAACGCTGTTTTGACTTAGCCGGAGAGCAACTTCGGATGAAAGGTCAGAGGGAAGAGGCTGATAATTTGGCTGCAGCAACAGTTCACTGGCTAAGGCATACTGGTATTTCTGAAGATGTTAAAATTCGTCCTCGTGAACATGTACGGGATGATGCTGGCCACAGTTCAAGTGCAACCACAGATCGTTATATTGATATTGAAAAACAAGCTCGCTATCAGTCTGCCAGGAAAAAATCTATTGAGCCAGAACCCAGTTAAGCGGAATTATGTTAGAATTGAAGTAAATTCGTAGCTTTGTTGCCCGGATTATCGCAGTGTAATCCGTATACTTTGCCGTCATCCCTAGCATAGCGAAGGATCTCCGCGTTGCAGCACAAGCTTATGATAGGAGCTCTATCGCTTTAATTGCGATGATGTGAACTCATAATTTGTGTATAACCCACTCTATTTATGGCTAAAGATTTATCATGCTTACTCTTCGTCAAATTACTCTCAGTCGTGGCAACAAGGTTTTATTAGATAAAGTCAATGTCACATTATATGAAAAGCAAAAAATTGGTCTTATTGGCCATAATGGCTGTGGCAAATCAACATTATTTGATTTTTTATTAAGAAAATTGCAACCTGATACCGGCGATTTTTTAATTAATCCTCAACTCACGATCAGCCATTTATCACAACAATTACCGGATAGTGATGAAAAAGCACTGGATTTTGTACTCGGTGGTGATGAGCAATACATGAAGTTGCTCCAACGTTTGAGCGATGCAGAGGCCACAGGCAATGATGCTGAAGTATTAGCCTGCCATGAGGAATTAAGTCATAGTGGAGGCTACAGTAAACCCGCTCAAGCAGCGACAATTATGTCTGGCCTGGGTTTTAGAGGGGAGCAACAACACGCTTCGGTAAATAGTTTTTCCGGGGGGTGGCGCATGCGTTTAAGCCTCGCACGCTGCTTAATGAACCCAGCTGATTTACTATTACTGGATGAGCCGACTAACCATTTAGACATGGAAGCAATATTTTGGTTGGAGCGCTTTTTAAAACAAAGCCCAAGCACCATCATCCTTATTTCCCATGATCGTGAATTTCTAGATGCCTTTGTTACTCATATTCTGCATATCGAGAAGCAGAATCTGACTCTTTATACTGGTGATTACAGTTGTTTTGAAAAAACACATGCACAACAATTGGCGTTACAACAAGCCATGTATGAAAAACAACAAACCAAAATTAATCATATGATGTCCTTTGTCAATCGATTTAGAGCAAAAGCGACTAAAGCAAAACAAGCGCAAGGACGTCTCAAAGCCATAGAGAGAATGGAAATTATTGCAGCAGCACAGGCTGATTCCCCCTTTTCTTTTGATTTTTTTCCATGTCCCCGAGCAGGAAATCCATTAATTCAATGCAATTTGGTTGATGCCGGATATCAGCCAGAACAACCGATATTGAAACGAATCAATTTCTCACTTAGTCCAGGTGATAGAATAGCCTTGCTAGGCCCTAATGGGGAGGGAAAATCGACGCTAATCAAGACATTAACGGGGGCTTTAACCCCTTTGAGTGGTACCATTCACCGCTCTGCCCATTTAAAGATTGGCTATTACGCGCAACACCAACTAGAGCAGCTGGATTATAATTTAAGTCCTGTGGAAACCATTCAAGTTCTATCACCAGAGGTACGTGAACAAACCATACGCGATTTTTTAGGTGGTTTTAACTTTACTGGTGATATGGCAGTTCAACCTATAAATCATTTTTCTGGAGGCGAAAAAGCACGTTTAGCCTTAGCAAAACTTGTTTGGCTCAAACCCAATCTACTTTTGCTTGATGAGCCTACAAACCATTTGGATCTGGGAATGCGCTCAGCCATTGAGCTGGCGTTGCAAAGCTATGAAGGTGCATTGATTCTTATTTCTCATGATCGTCATATGCTTAAAACCAGCGTCGATAATTTCTATCTGGTTTACCAGCAAAAAGTTCAAGCTTTTGATGGAGACTTAGATGATTATTATTCCTGGTTACAAACTAAAGACTCCGTTAAAGTCAATAGCGTGACTTCAACTTCAATTGATTATAAAGAAAAGAAAACGTTACAAAACCGTCTAAAAAAACTGGAACAATTGATTGAACAATATCAAAGTGAAATGAGTAAATTGGATACACAACTTGGTGATGCCAGTCTTTATGAGGACAGTACCCAACAAAGTAAGCTCAATCAATTAGTGCAAAAACGTAGTGTTATCCACTCCTCTTTAAATTTGGCTGAGGAGGAATGGTTAGAAATTAGTACCAGTCTAGAAGATATAGCATAACCAAGTTGGGTGGAACGCTGCGACTCCCGGTCAATCTGAAGCCCTCTCTCCCGAGTCTTGCCGCAGAATACCCCGTGCCACAGCGGGGAGATCCTCAGGCGTAAACTCCTCAGGATAACGGGATTTGCTAGGGATAACAGCGGCATCGGAAACTACTTAGCTAAACGCAATAACTCTAACATCGACTTCGCAGCGAGCTGCTCTGCCTTTCGTCGATTAGAACCTTGTCCAAAAGTTTTTTGTTTTGCTCCGTTAACCGAACAAGTGATATAAAAAATTTGATTGTGTTCATCACCTTCTACCTTAGTTAAGGTATATTCTGGCAGAGCAATTTTTTCTGCTTGTAGATATTCTTGTAATTGAGTTTTAGCATCTTTTAAACAATCATTTAAATTGGGGTCCTCAAGTCGAGAATGATATAACTTTAATATGGCCTCTTTTGCGGATTCGATGCCGCCATCAAGAAAAATTGCTGCAAAAACGGCCTCCATAGCGTCGGATAGAATTGAAGCACGACGAAATCCGCCGCTCTTAAGCTCGCCTTGACCTAAAAAAAGAAATTCGCCAAGATCAATTTCTTTAGCCAGTTCGACCAACATTTCGCCCCGAACCAAAAATGAACGCAAACGACTTAATTGTCCTTCACTCTGCATCGGAAACCGATGAAATAGTTCATTAGCAATTACAAAACTTAAAATTGAATCGCCAAGAAATTCAAAACGCTCATAGTTTTCACTGCCAACACTACAATGAGTCAACGCTTGCTTAAGGAAAGCAACGTTTTTAAATTGATAATTCAATCGCCGGGATAGCCTTTCTAAATCAACTTTCACTGCCTGTTACAACCTCTTCTGTATGATCAAAATCAAATAATAAGCTCATATTGTATACTAAAGGCTTAATCACCTGATATTTTAATTTTACTCTAAATTTATTAGCCCCCAAGGGTTCGATAGATAATTGATTCTCCTTTAGACTTTCTACCCCATTGATATCCAGGCGTTTATCCAAAGTACTCTTCAGGACATTGACATCCGCAACGGGATCTCCTGTTAATGTAGATGGAGGTATCGTATTTAATCCTTTGACCGATTTGAGAACAGAGTAATACTGCAAGTAAACAGGAATAATACGCATTATTACCACGGCAGCCATAACAAGCACAACTACAGTTAACAAAGTCCCTATAAAAGTCATTCCATGTTGTTTTCGCATTTGTTATTCCTTTTATCTGTTCTAAATTAAAATCAATCTCTCGATCAAAGAACCATACAAACCATTGCTTAGGGTATCAATTTCCCTATTTTAGACCAACGAACATTATCCGTCTTGCTATTCCAACTCATCCAAACTAAGAATGCTTTGCCTCGCAAATAGGATTCGGGTACAAATCCCCAGAATCGGCTATCCGCACTGTCATCGCGATTATCGCCCATCATGAAATAACTTTCCTCGGGCACTACAATATCAAAATCTACAGCAGGAACATCAGCTCTAATGAAAATATCATGTAGGGTTCCATTCAAATCTTCTTTATATTTAGCTACCGCTTTTCCAGAACTCTCATCAATGGTGTACTCAACAAAAGTTTGTTTTGCTTCCTTTCCGTTAATGGTTAATACTTTATTATGGTAACTCACTTTATCCCCGGGAACTCCTATTACCCTTTTAATATAATCATAAGAGGGGTCTGGTGGCCAACGAAATACAGCAACCTGCCCTGTTTTGGGATCAGAAATTGGAATAATTTTCTTTTCCCAAACCGGAAGCCTTAATCCATAAATAAACTTATTGACGGCTACAAAATCGCCTACAAGCAATGTCGGTTCTAATGAGCCTGAAGGAATACGAAAGGGTTCAATGATGAATGAACGTAAAATTAAGACGATGAAAAAAACAGGGAAAAATGATCGCGAATATTCAATGATACGATTGGGCTTTTGATCCTGAGTACGCTTTTTTGCCCAAAAGAGTACATCTAATAGGTAAATCAACCCACTGATAAACGATAGGACAACGAGTATTAAAGCAAAATTCATAAAATTATATCCTAATCAAACTTAATTTATATATTCCAATAACCATACACCAATTTTAAATCTTGGTGAAAAGTCAAATTTGCATCAAATGTGGCTTTTCATCGAACCGTGGTAATCGTTACTATTTCTTTTTATCTGTTTGAAACACAGCCATAAACGCCTCTTGAGGTATTTCAACATGCCCCACTTGCTTCATACGTTTCTTACCGGCTTTTTGTTTTTCCAATAATTTTCGTTTCCGTGTCACATCACCACCATAACATTTTGCAGTCACGTTTTTCCGTAACGCTTTTACTGTTTGTCTGGCAATAATATGACTGCCTAATGCCGCTTGTATCGCCACATCAAACATTTGTCTTGGAATTAAATCACGCATTTTTTCAGCAATTAATTTTCCACGACTATGTGATGACGAACGATGGACAATCACTGAAAGTGCATCCACGCGTTCACTATTAATCAAAATATCCATTTTAACTAAATCAGCTTCCTGAAAACGCAAGAAATTATAATCCAATGAAGCATACCCACGACTCACTGATTTTAATCGATCGAAAAAGTCAGAAACTACTTCACTCATAGGAATATCATAAGTTACAGAAACTTGACGGCCACTGTAAGTCATATTGACCTGGACACCACGTCGCTCAATACACAAATTAATAATGGAACCCAGATAATCTTGAGGAACGAGTATATTGGCTCGTACAATCGGCTCATACATTTCTTTAATTTGGGGAAGCGGTGGAAGATGAGATGGATTATCAATAAGCAAGGTCTCACCTTTTTGTGTGACAATTTGATAAACGACTGTCGGTGCGGTAGAGATAAGATCAAGATTATATTCCCGCTCCAGACGCTCCTGTACAATTTCCATGTGCAGCATGCCTAAGAAGCCACATCGGAAACCAAAACCTAATGCCTCAGAAGATTCAGGTTCATAAAACAGAGATGCATCATTAAGACTTAATTTAGCCAAAGCTTCTCGAAATGCCTCAAAATCATCAGCACTGATAGGAAATAGTCCCGCATAAACTTGTGGTTTTACACGCTGAAAACCAGGAAGTGGTTTCTCCGCAGAATTTTTTTCGAGAGTAAGGGTATCACCTACTGGAGCGCCTTGAATTTCTTTGATTCCGGCAACGACATAACCGACTTCGCCGGCATTCAGCATTTCCAGCTTAGTACGTTTAGGAGTAAAGATCCCTACTTGATCAACCTCATAAGATCGACCTGTAGACATCACTCTCATCTTGTCTCCTTTACGTATTGACCCATTGACAATACGCACTAAAGAAACAACTCCA
Encoded here:
- a CDS encoding ABC-F family ATP-binding cassette domain-containing protein, whose amino-acid sequence is MLTLRQITLSRGNKVLLDKVNVTLYEKQKIGLIGHNGCGKSTLFDFLLRKLQPDTGDFLINPQLTISHLSQQLPDSDEKALDFVLGGDEQYMKLLQRLSDAEATGNDAEVLACHEELSHSGGYSKPAQAATIMSGLGFRGEQQHASVNSFSGGWRMRLSLARCLMNPADLLLLDEPTNHLDMEAIFWLERFLKQSPSTIILISHDREFLDAFVTHILHIEKQNLTLYTGDYSCFEKTHAQQLALQQAMYEKQQTKINHMMSFVNRFRAKATKAKQAQGRLKAIERMEIIAAAQADSPFSFDFFPCPRAGNPLIQCNLVDAGYQPEQPILKRINFSLSPGDRIALLGPNGEGKSTLIKTLTGALTPLSGTIHRSAHLKIGYYAQHQLEQLDYNLSPVETIQVLSPEVREQTIRDFLGGFNFTGDMAVQPINHFSGGEKARLALAKLVWLKPNLLLLDEPTNHLDLGMRSAIELALQSYEGALILISHDRHMLKTSVDNFYLVYQQKVQAFDGDLDDYYSWLQTKDSVKVNSVTSTSIDYKEKKTLQNRLKKLEQLIEQYQSEMSKLDTQLGDASLYEDSTQQSKLNQLVQKRSVIHSSLNLAEEEWLEISTSLEDIA
- a CDS encoding DUF4845 domain-containing protein, encoding MRKQHGMTFIGTLLTVVVLVMAAVVIMRIIPVYLQYYSVLKSVKGLNTIPPSTLTGDPVADVNVLKSTLDKRLDINGVESLKENQLSIEPLGANKFRVKLKYQVIKPLVYNMSLLFDFDHTEEVVTGSES
- the clpP gene encoding ATP-dependent Clp endopeptidase proteolytic subunit ClpP; amino-acid sequence: MSGYSDNIIRNASGLVPMVIEQTSRGERSYDIYSRLLKERIIFLLGEVEDHMANLVVAQLLFLESENPEKDISLYINSPGGVVTAGLAIYDTIQFIKPDVSTLCIGQAASAAALLLCAGAEGKRFCLPNSRVMIHQPLGGYRGQATDIEIHARETLAVRERLNTIMAHHTKKTPDQIMRDTERDNFMSATQAVEYGLVDRVLYDRESVNKKE
- a CDS encoding tyrosine-type recombinase/integrase, producing the protein MKFKLLPLFDNMNYLHKNHEHVVLPDIQFQNDFNYALNFLKSYTGSQGTFNSYRRETERLLQWSWLIKNKTINELKRDDIEDYIHFCQNPPKSWISLKKVPRFIEQGGTRIPNEEWRPFVVTLSKSAIKNGHKPQIDQFNLSQGAIQEIFAILSTLFNFLIAEEYLVSNPVALIRQKSKFIRKRQHNAPIRRLSLVQWSAVLDAAESLAEESPLKHERTRFMLSLLFGMYLRISELAASDRWIPSMNDFAKDSNGHWWFTTVGKGNKERQIAVSEAMLESLMRWRCFLGLSPLPSPADNSPLIPKIRGNGPMSDTAPIRRIIQRCFDLAGEQLRMKGQREEADNLAAATVHWLRHTGISEDVKIRPREHVRDDAGHSSSATTDRYIDIEKQARYQSARKKSIEPEPS
- the lepA gene encoding translation elongation factor 4, whose product is MRYLQKRVFQLSDLKRIRNFSIIAHIDHGKSTLADRFIQICGGLTEREMSAQVLDSMDIERERGITIKAQCVSLNYTAKDGNSYLLNFIDTPGHVDFSYEVSRSLAACEGAILVVDAAQGVEAQTVAVCYTAIDQSLAVLPVLNKIDLPQAEPERVISEIEDIIGVDAHDAIRASAKSGLGVEDVLEALVTRIPPPEGDINAPLQALIIDSWFDSYLGVVSLVRIVNGSIRKGDKMRVMSTGRSYEVDQVGIFTPKRTKLEMLNAGEVGYVVAGIKEIQGAPVGDTLTLEKNSAEKPLPGFQRVKPQVYAGLFPISADDFEAFREALAKLSLNDASLFYEPESSEALGFGFRCGFLGMLHMEIVQERLEREYNLDLISTAPTVVYQIVTQKGETLLIDNPSHLPPLPQIKEMYEPIVRANILVPQDYLGSIINLCIERRGVQVNMTYSGRQVSVTYDIPMSEVVSDFFDRLKSVSRGYASLDYNFLRFQEADLVKMDILINSERVDALSVIVHRSSSHSRGKLIAEKMRDLIPRQMFDVAIQAALGSHIIARQTVKALRKNVTAKCYGGDVTRKRKLLEKQKAGKKRMKQVGHVEIPQEAFMAVFQTDKKK
- the lepB gene encoding signal peptidase I; the encoded protein is MNFALILVVLSFISGLIYLLDVLFWAKKRTQDQKPNRIIEYSRSFFPVFFIVLILRSFIIEPFRIPSGSLEPTLLVGDFVAVNKFIYGLRLPVWEKKIIPISDPKTGQVAVFRWPPDPSYDYIKRVIGVPGDKVSYHNKVLTINGKEAKQTFVEYTIDESSGKAVAKYKEDLNGTLHDIFIRADVPAVDFDIVVPEESYFMMGDNRDDSADSRFWGFVPESYLRGKAFLVWMSWNSKTDNVRWSKIGKLIP
- the rnc gene encoding ribonuclease III, with the translated sequence MKVDLERLSRRLNYQFKNVAFLKQALTHCSVGSENYERFEFLGDSILSFVIANELFHRFPMQSEGQLSRLRSFLVRGEMLVELAKEIDLGEFLFLGQGELKSGGFRRASILSDAMEAVFAAIFLDGGIESAKEAILKLYHSRLEDPNLNDCLKDAKTQLQEYLQAEKIALPEYTLTKVEGDEHNQIFYITCSVNGAKQKTFGQGSNRRKAEQLAAKSMLELLRLAK
- the tig gene encoding trigger factor gives rise to the protein MQVSVETLKGLERKVTVSVPSEKVEEEVSLRLKNLARKVKIDGFRPGKVPFQVVVSRYSQSVREEVARDMVQSTLFEALQKNELVPAGYPSVEPEQLEKGKDFKYSAIFEVMPVFEIVELNQAAVELARSEVTDKDVEDMLDKLREQNKEWHDVSRAVKKGDKVVIDFEGYLDDKLFEGGSAKGHELVIGSGSMIPGFEEGIIGNKKDKSFDIKVTFPEDYGHKELAGKEAVFKITLHTVMEGKLPELNEAFAEKFNIKEGGIDALKKDIKENMARELERRVSMMNREKLFDKLMEVNVIELPLALIDKEIEHLKHDMYHRLFGHEHHDNEKIPDFPRELFEEQAKRRVHLGLLFSEYVKKHQIVADKDKVNAVIERFASAYENPDELRSWYQSSKEHMAEIEAIVMEEMVADKIAEDAKIKYKNKDYDSIMNPKPATEATEKKGE